In one window of Tachypleus tridentatus isolate NWPU-2018 chromosome 2, ASM421037v1, whole genome shotgun sequence DNA:
- the LOC143245578 gene encoding sushi, von Willebrand factor type A, EGF and pentraxin domain-containing protein 1-like, which yields MQSKVEHGRLFVACPEGTYHVESGPGDISSCQPCPDVQHTSPLASTSSDQCTCKPGYVTSGKKCKVIECPPLSPPDHGYFVNGICSSVIHAACGIRCDSGYKLVGSSVRLCTVDGTWSGTNVRCEMKTCSPLSVPRHGSVVCTTDSYVFETKCHFRCDPGYKLVGSKVRTCLAIALWDGLPALCRPVDCPPLSTIDNGHVSPAKCTESNVKYGDVCTYNCKQGFVVRGPAIRR from the exons atgcagagtaaagtcgaacacGGAAG ACTTTTTGTAGCTTGTCCTGAGGGTACTTATCATGTTGAGTCTGGCCCAGGAGACATTTCATCTTGTCAGCCATGTCCAGATGTCCAGCATACTTCTCCATTGGCTAGCACAAGCTCTGATCAATGTACTTGCAAACCTGGATATGTAACTAGTGGGAAGAAATGTAAAG tgATTGAGTGTCCTCCACTTTCACCTCCTGACCATGGTTACTTTGTGAATGGAATCTGCAGCTCTGTAATCCATGCTGCCTGTGGAATTCGTTGTGATTCAGGTTACAAACTAGTTGGAAGCAGTGTCCGTCTTTGCACAGTTGATGGGACATGGAGTGGGACAAATGTTAGATGTGAAA TGAAAACATGTTCACCACTTAGTGTCCCACGTCATGGCAGTGTTGTATGCACTACAGACAGCTATGTGTTTGAGACCAAATGTCATTTTAGGTGTGACCCTGGATACAAGTTGGTGGGATCTAAAGTGCGAACATGCTTGGCCATTGCTCTCTGGGATGGTCTTCCAGCTCTCTGTAGAC CGGTAGATTGTCCTCCTCTGTCAACAATTGACAATGGTCATGTGTCTCCTGCCAAATGTACTGAAAGCAATGTGAAGTATGGAGATGTTTGTACATACAACTGTAAACAGGGATTTGTTGTGCGGGGTCCTGCAATCAGACGTTGA